GTTTGGCAATTTGTACAAGACGGGGAGAGGTTTGGGTGGTTTCCAGCCCAAATATTTCCGGTACGGAAAAGCCCGTTTTTAAGCGCTTTGCCACTGGTCTGCATGAGCCTTTGGGCTTAGCCTATAAGGACGGCGACATCTATGTGACCCAGAGAAGTGAATTGACTAGACTTCGAGATACCAATGGTGATGGTCAGGCGGATGTTTATGAGAAGATCTACTCTTGGCCGCTTTCCGGCAATTACCATGAGTATTCTTATGGCCCTACGTTTTTGCCGAATGGAAATATGCTTGTGACTCTAAATGTAGGCTGGAGCAATAGCCTTGGGCATGGTGTGAGCTTGGTGCCCTGGAGAGGATGGACCCTGGAGATTACACCTGACGGTGAAATGACTCCTTATGCGGCCGGTATGCGCTCTCCTGCAGGCTATGGAATGAATGCAGCAGGTGATTTCTTTTATACAGAAAATCAGGGTGACTGGGTAGGTTCTGGTAGGATTTCGCATGTAGAGCGAGGTGACTTCTTAGGTAATGCAGAAAGCTTAGCTTGGACTGATTTGCCAGGGTCTCCTCTGGATTTGAAACCAGAAGAAGTGCCAAATACTGGTGAGCCTATGTATGACGTAGCGCAGCGAGTACCAGAATTGAAAGCACCGGCAGTTTGGCTTCCACATGGAATTCTTGGTATTTCTACTTCAGGGTTTTTGAATGACAATACTGAAGGAGGTTTCGGGCCTTTTGCCAATCAGGTGTTCGTGGGTGATCAAGGACAAAGTAAAATCATGCGCGTAGACTTCGAAAAAGTAAATGGAGAATACCAAGGTGTGGTTTTCCCTTTTAGAGAAGGATTCTCTTCAGGTATTTTGAGAATGGTCTGGGGAAATGATGCTTCTATGTTTGTAGGGATGACCAGTAGGGGATGGTCTTCCACCGGTAAGGAACTGTTTAGCCTGCAGCGGCTGGTGTGGACCGGCAGAATGCCATTTGAAATGCAAACGGTCAAAGCTAAACCCGATGGATTTGAAATTGAATTTACCGAACCTGTCAATAAAGACTTGGCAGAGGATCCGGCTTCCTATAAGGTGACAGGTTTTTCATACAAATATCAGGCGGCGTACGGAAGCCCGGTGATTAATAATGAAGCTTGTGATGTAATAGGGGTGGTGGTTTCTGAGGATGGTATGAAGGCCCGTTTGCTTGTAGACAATCTACGCTTAGGGTACATCCATGAAATCACAGCTGAAGGTGTAGAAAATACAGCGGGAAAGAAGCTATTGCATAATGTGGGATACTATACCTTGAACAATCTTCCTGAGGGAGATAAGATAGACCCAGCTCCATTTTTGGCAATAAGACATGCGAAACACATGGAAATGATGCGTGCGGATAGTATTGCCAGAGCCCAAGCAGAACTAGAAGCAAAAGCAAAGGCCGCTGAAGACAAGCGTAAAGCTGCCGCAGCCGCCAAGCCAGTGGCTCCTAAATTGGCCAAAAATACCACTTCCATGCCAGCAGCTTGGAATGGAGAAGCAGATATTACCATTAATATGGGCACAAAGCCAGGATTGAAATTTGACCCAGCGCAGGTTCAGGTCAAAGCAGGTAGTAAAGTGAAACTGGTGTTTAATAATGTAGATGATATGCTTCACAATCTAGTAGTCGTGATGCCCGGGACTGCTATTGAAGTAGGAGAACAGGCCATGAAAATGGGTCTGGAAGGACAACAGAAAAATTACATTCCTAATACTTCGAAGGTGCTGGCCAATACGGTTCTTCTACAGCCGAATACCTCCGAAACCATTTACTTTATGGCTCCTACAGAGCCTGGCGAGTACACTTACGTGTGTACAGTGCCCGGGCACTTTTATACCATGCAGGGGACATTGAAAGTAGTGAAATAACAAAAAAAGCACAGACCTAGTGGTCTGTGCTTTTTTAGCCTAAAGGAAGTGGTGTTTATCATATAAAAGAATGACATTCAAATTGTTAAATGGGTTGATAAGTTCTTTTGCTTAAGACCATTTACAATAGGATTAGGCACTTTTTCCAGTAATGGGGCTAAAGCATACTAGGATTTGCTTCACGCTGGTATTTGCCTTGCTTCAGCTTGTTCTGCTACTGCGGGAATCATCCGTCACTTGTGCTGAGCGAAGTCGAAGCATAGTTCTTCTGTCCAGATGAGCAAAAAATTATTGGTCATTGACATCATACCGTATATTCACGATTTATAATTTTCCATTATGAAATTTCCACTCAGAAGCCAAGTTGGTCACCTGATTGTTTTTATTGTAGCCTTTATTGCCTTCACCAATGCAGAGGCGTCAGTCGATACTGTCACTACATACAGTGCCTCGATGAAGAAGGAAATCAAAGCCTTAGTTATTACCCCAGATTCTTATGATGAGTCTAAGGATTACCCGGTAGTTTACTTGCTGCACGGTTTTTCCGGAAACTATAAAGATTGGTTTACCAAGGTGCCTTCGATTGAATCTTACGCCAATAGGTATGAGCTGATCATTGTGACTCCAGATGGAAACTTCGGAAGTTGGTACTGGGATAGTCCGGTCAATCCACAATCAAAGTATGAGACTTATGTGGCTGAGGAATTGGTGGATTTTATAGATCAGCAATACAGCACCATAGCCTCTAGATCCGGTCGGGCTATTACAGGCTTGAGTATGGGAGGTCATGGTGCGCTTTATTTGGCATTTCGGCATCAGGATAGGTTTGGTGCAGCGGGAAGCATGAGCGGCGGAGTGGATATTGGGCCCTTTCCTGAAAACTGGCAAATGAAAGATTACCTGGGCGCTAAAGCAGAATTTCCGGAGCGATGGAAATCCTATTCTGTAATGGGACAGCTTCATCTTCTCAGCCAAAACAACCTTGCATTGATCGTCAGCTGCGGAACAGGAGATTTTTTCTACCCAGTGAATCTAAAATTACATGAGGAGCTGACCTATAACAATATCCCGCACACTTTTATGACAGGGCCTGGAGGGCATACCTGGAACTACTGGGCGGATGCCGTACAGTATCACTTACTCTATTTTCACAATTATTTTCAAAGCAATTGATCTGATTGAGTTAAATGTGCCAACGCATTTCTTTGTCAGTGCCAAAGTGAAATAAACGTTTATAAATAACAGCAACTGGGTGGTCTTCTGGTTTCAGGTTGCTACTTCCGGTTTTCATACAATCGTCTGATCAAAATACACCTTTGCCGAAAAGTAGCTGGTCAATT
This genomic window from Algoriphagus sp. TR-M9 contains:
- a CDS encoding plastocyanin/azurin family copper-binding protein yields the protein MKIQFNKKYIAVLGFCGLLAGIQPSQAQEQSMRVPDTEDDFYKMISLPVPEDVILEVGGMATLPDGSLAICTRRGEVWVVSSPNISGTEKPVFKRFATGLHEPLGLAYKDGDIYVTQRSELTRLRDTNGDGQADVYEKIYSWPLSGNYHEYSYGPTFLPNGNMLVTLNVGWSNSLGHGVSLVPWRGWTLEITPDGEMTPYAAGMRSPAGYGMNAAGDFFYTENQGDWVGSGRISHVERGDFLGNAESLAWTDLPGSPLDLKPEEVPNTGEPMYDVAQRVPELKAPAVWLPHGILGISTSGFLNDNTEGGFGPFANQVFVGDQGQSKIMRVDFEKVNGEYQGVVFPFREGFSSGILRMVWGNDASMFVGMTSRGWSSTGKELFSLQRLVWTGRMPFEMQTVKAKPDGFEIEFTEPVNKDLAEDPASYKVTGFSYKYQAAYGSPVINNEACDVIGVVVSEDGMKARLLVDNLRLGYIHEITAEGVENTAGKKLLHNVGYYTLNNLPEGDKIDPAPFLAIRHAKHMEMMRADSIARAQAELEAKAKAAEDKRKAAAAAKPVAPKLAKNTTSMPAAWNGEADITINMGTKPGLKFDPAQVQVKAGSKVKLVFNNVDDMLHNLVVVMPGTAIEVGEQAMKMGLEGQQKNYIPNTSKVLANTVLLQPNTSETIYFMAPTEPGEYTYVCTVPGHFYTMQGTLKVVK
- a CDS encoding alpha/beta hydrolase; translated protein: MKFPLRSQVGHLIVFIVAFIAFTNAEASVDTVTTYSASMKKEIKALVITPDSYDESKDYPVVYLLHGFSGNYKDWFTKVPSIESYANRYELIIVTPDGNFGSWYWDSPVNPQSKYETYVAEELVDFIDQQYSTIASRSGRAITGLSMGGHGALYLAFRHQDRFGAAGSMSGGVDIGPFPENWQMKDYLGAKAEFPERWKSYSVMGQLHLLSQNNLALIVSCGTGDFFYPVNLKLHEELTYNNIPHTFMTGPGGHTWNYWADAVQYHLLYFHNYFQSN